One region of Mycolicibacterium lutetiense genomic DNA includes:
- a CDS encoding HypC/HybG/HupF family hydrogenase formation chaperone has translation MCLGIPGQVVDIVDAEAHLAKVDVNGVRRTISVRLLADDNLRVGDWVLVHVGFAMAKIDEREATLTLDQVQKMGADYTMEIDAFNSSEIA, from the coding sequence TGTGTCTGGGCATTCCCGGCCAGGTGGTCGACATCGTCGACGCCGAGGCCCATCTCGCCAAGGTCGATGTGAATGGTGTCCGCCGGACCATCAGTGTGCGGCTGCTGGCCGATGACAACCTGCGGGTCGGCGACTGGGTGCTGGTGCACGTGGGTTTCGCGATGGCCAAGATCGACGAGCGCGAGGCGACACTCACGCTCGACCAGGTACAGAAAATGGGCGCCGACTACACGATGGAGATCGACGCCTTCAATTCCTCCGAAATCGCCTGA
- the hypD gene encoding hydrogenase formation protein HypD, which produces MKFVDEFRDPAAARALVKAITELAAGDEFKFMEVCGGHTHTIYRHGIEHLLPESIELVHGPGCPVCVIPMGRVDDAMWLAEQPGVIFTTFGDMMRVPGSRGNLIEAKARGADVRFVYSPLDALKIARDNPERRVVFFAVGFETTAPSTAVTLVRARALGVDNFSVFCNHVTIVPPIKAILESPDLRLSGFLGPGHVSTVVGLRPYRFVPAVYHKPIVVAGFEPLDILASVHMLLRQIRAGRCEVENQYTRVVRPEGNTAALKLMAETFELRPHFEWRGLGFISQSALKIHPDYADHDAELIFDMPGVRVADPKACQCGEVLKGVIKPWECKVFGTACTPETPIGTCMVSPEGACAAYYNFGRLHRETAQLLLRH; this is translated from the coding sequence ATGAAGTTCGTCGACGAATTCCGCGACCCGGCGGCGGCCCGCGCCCTGGTGAAAGCCATCACCGAACTTGCCGCCGGTGACGAGTTCAAATTCATGGAGGTGTGTGGCGGCCACACCCACACCATTTACCGGCACGGGATCGAACATCTGCTCCCGGAGTCGATCGAGTTGGTGCACGGCCCCGGCTGCCCGGTGTGTGTGATCCCGATGGGCCGGGTGGATGACGCGATGTGGCTGGCCGAACAACCCGGTGTCATCTTCACCACGTTCGGCGACATGATGCGGGTACCCGGGTCGCGCGGCAACCTGATCGAAGCCAAGGCTCGCGGGGCCGACGTCCGGTTCGTCTACTCACCGCTCGACGCCCTCAAGATCGCCCGTGACAATCCCGAACGCCGCGTGGTGTTCTTCGCCGTCGGGTTCGAGACGACGGCGCCGTCGACGGCCGTGACCCTGGTGCGGGCCCGCGCGCTCGGTGTCGACAACTTCAGCGTGTTCTGCAACCACGTCACCATCGTGCCGCCGATCAAGGCCATCTTGGAGTCACCTGACCTGCGACTTTCAGGTTTTCTGGGCCCCGGGCACGTCTCGACGGTGGTGGGTCTGCGGCCCTACCGGTTCGTGCCGGCCGTCTATCACAAGCCGATCGTGGTGGCGGGATTCGAGCCGCTCGACATCCTGGCCTCAGTGCACATGCTGCTGCGCCAGATCCGTGCTGGCCGCTGCGAGGTCGAGAACCAGTACACGCGGGTGGTGCGGCCCGAAGGCAACACTGCGGCTCTCAAACTGATGGCCGAGACCTTCGAGCTACGGCCGCACTTCGAATGGCGCGGGCTCGGGTTCATCTCGCAGAGTGCGCTCAAGATCCACCCCGACTATGCCGACCACGACGCCGAGCTTATCTTCGACATGCCCGGGGTGCGGGTTGCCGATCCCAAGGCCTGCCAGTGCGGCGAGGTGCTCAAGGGCGTCATCAAGCCGTGGGAGTGCAAGGTGTTCGGGACTGCCTGCACACCGGAAACGCCGATCGGCACCTGCATGGTGTCCCCGGAGGGAGCGTGCGCGGCGTATTACAACTTCGGCAGATTGCACCGCGAAACCGCGCAGCTGCTACTGCGCCATTAG
- a CDS encoding DUF3046 domain-containing protein, producing the protein MRLTEFNELVDGQFGAMRGRSLIVDHVLGALHGRTAAQAIEDGVEPRSVWRALCADFDVPRDQW; encoded by the coding sequence GTGCGGTTGACGGAATTCAATGAGCTCGTAGACGGCCAGTTCGGCGCGATGCGGGGTCGTTCGCTGATCGTCGACCACGTGCTCGGTGCTCTTCACGGCCGTACCGCCGCGCAGGCCATCGAGGACGGGGTGGAGCCGCGCAGTGTGTGGCGGGCGTTGTGTGCGGACTTCGATGTCCCGCGCGATCAGTGGTGA
- a CDS encoding glycosyltransferase: MRVAVVAGPDPGHAFPALALCLKFLAAGDIPTLLTGVEWLDTARAAGVDAIELVGLDPADGDDDADAGAKIHQRAGRMAQLNVPGLGELRPDLVVSDVITACGGLAAELLGLPWVELSPHPLYLPSKGLPPLGSGLAPGVGLSGRLRDTVMRALTARSFRAGLVERAAVRADIGLSVQDPGPLRRLIATLPALEVPRPDWPAEAVVVGPLHFEPTEAVLAVPPGSGPVVMVAPSTATTGTQGMAELALESLRPGQTLPEGARVVVSRLGGADVEVPPWAAVGLGRQDELLSHADLVICGGGHGIVSKTLLSGVPMVVVPGGGDQWELANRVVRQGSAQLVRPLSGDALAAAVGAVLGSSSYRAAAQRAGASAAEVADPVRVCHDALADAG; encoded by the coding sequence GTGCGCGTAGCTGTGGTCGCCGGACCCGATCCCGGACATGCTTTCCCGGCCCTTGCGTTGTGCCTGAAGTTCCTGGCCGCGGGGGATATCCCGACGCTGCTGACCGGGGTGGAATGGCTCGACACCGCACGGGCCGCCGGTGTCGACGCGATCGAACTCGTCGGACTCGATCCGGCCGACGGTGACGACGATGCCGATGCCGGGGCGAAGATCCACCAGCGCGCCGGGCGGATGGCGCAGCTCAACGTGCCCGGGTTGGGCGAACTGCGGCCGGATCTGGTGGTCTCCGATGTGATCACCGCCTGTGGCGGACTGGCTGCCGAGTTGCTCGGTCTGCCGTGGGTCGAGCTCAGCCCGCATCCGCTGTACCTGCCGTCGAAGGGGTTGCCACCGCTCGGCAGCGGTCTGGCCCCGGGTGTCGGCCTGAGTGGCCGGTTGCGCGACACCGTCATGCGCGCGCTGACCGCGCGGTCGTTCCGGGCCGGCCTGGTGGAGCGCGCCGCTGTTCGGGCCGACATCGGTCTGTCGGTGCAGGACCCCGGGCCGTTGCGCCGGTTGATTGCCACCCTGCCGGCGTTGGAGGTGCCGCGACCGGATTGGCCGGCCGAGGCTGTGGTGGTGGGTCCGCTGCATTTCGAGCCCACCGAGGCGGTACTGGCCGTGCCACCGGGTTCGGGTCCGGTCGTAATGGTGGCGCCGTCCACCGCGACCACCGGGACGCAGGGAATGGCGGAACTGGCGTTGGAGTCGTTGCGCCCGGGCCAGACGCTGCCGGAGGGGGCCCGCGTGGTGGTGTCGCGACTCGGCGGGGCCGACGTGGAGGTGCCGCCGTGGGCGGCGGTGGGGCTCGGTCGCCAGGACGAGTTGCTGTCGCATGCCGACCTGGTGATCTGCGGCGGCGGGCACGGCATAGTGTCCAAGACCCTGTTGTCCGGTGTGCCGATGGTGGTGGTGCCGGGCGGCGGTGATCAATGGGAGCTCGCCAATCGCGTTGTGCGCCAAGGTAGTGCGCAGCTGGTGCGGCCACTGTCCGGGGATGCGCTGGCCGCGGCGGTCGGCGCGGTGCTCGGGTCCTCCTCCTACCGTGCGGCCGCGCAGCGCGCCGGCGCCTCGGCGGCCGAGGTGGCAGATCCGGTACGGGTGTGCCATGACGCCTTGGCTGATGCTGGGTAG
- a CDS encoding limonene-1,2-epoxide hydrolase family protein yields the protein MADQSTTATQTPTATVERFLNALQEQDIDTAEGTLAQNLVYQNVGFPTVYGRNRTIKLFRSMPKWMGFEVKIHRIAADGAAVLTERTDVLAFGPLRVQFWVCGVFEVHEGRITLWRDYFDMLDMVKATVRGLVGVVVPSLRTSL from the coding sequence ATGGCTGACCAATCCACCACCGCAACGCAGACCCCGACCGCGACGGTCGAGAGGTTCCTCAATGCGCTGCAGGAGCAGGACATCGACACAGCCGAGGGCACACTGGCGCAGAACCTGGTCTACCAGAACGTCGGTTTTCCGACCGTCTACGGGCGCAACCGCACCATCAAGCTGTTCCGCTCGATGCCGAAGTGGATGGGCTTCGAGGTCAAGATCCATCGAATCGCCGCCGACGGTGCCGCCGTGCTCACCGAGCGCACCGATGTCCTGGCATTCGGCCCGCTGCGCGTGCAGTTCTGGGTATGCGGCGTGTTCGAGGTGCACGAAGGCCGCATCACCCTGTGGCGGGATTACTTCGACATGCTCGACATGGTCAAGGCAACGGTGCGCGGCCTCGTCGGTGTGGTCGTCCCGTCCCTGCGCACATCCCTGTAA
- the pspM gene encoding phage shock envelope stress response protein PspM, translating into MATKTGRTDAWKSLVQRGIDTAADLSGALTEKLSAAADPRAKLLRKRRWAVRFAVFFTLSSGFWVLVTALLASWSTPVWGLIIAGAIAAGAAFPATLFWLRYRWLRAEPLPVERPVSGRRLPPWGSAARQPMAALMASERGMFSLLGVLERGRMLPAGELRELTVVANQTARTMAATATEVVSMERAMGSAPQARQHLVPTINAFTAQLGQGVRQYNEMVTAAAQLVSTVNSGQAVASPLSQQRYRNELTGATDRLVGWAQAFDELGQLRRA; encoded by the coding sequence ATGGCTACCAAGACCGGTCGAACCGACGCCTGGAAGTCGTTGGTGCAACGGGGGATCGATACCGCGGCAGACCTGTCGGGGGCTCTCACCGAGAAGCTCAGTGCCGCCGCTGATCCGCGCGCAAAATTGCTGCGCAAGCGGCGGTGGGCGGTGCGCTTCGCGGTGTTCTTCACCCTGTCCAGTGGGTTCTGGGTGCTCGTGACGGCGCTGCTGGCGTCGTGGAGCACACCGGTCTGGGGTCTGATCATCGCCGGCGCGATCGCGGCGGGTGCGGCGTTCCCGGCGACGTTGTTCTGGTTGCGTTACCGGTGGCTGCGTGCCGAGCCGCTCCCGGTGGAGCGGCCGGTCTCGGGACGTCGGTTGCCGCCCTGGGGCTCGGCTGCCCGTCAGCCGATGGCGGCGCTGATGGCCTCTGAGCGGGGCATGTTCTCGCTGCTCGGTGTTCTGGAGCGCGGGCGGATGTTGCCGGCCGGCGAACTGCGGGAGCTGACCGTGGTGGCCAACCAGACCGCACGGACGATGGCGGCCACCGCGACCGAGGTGGTCTCGATGGAGCGCGCGATGGGTAGCGCTCCGCAGGCGCGCCAGCATCTGGTACCGACCATCAACGCCTTCACCGCCCAGCTCGGTCAGGGTGTGCGGCAGTACAACGAAATGGTCACTGCTGCAGCCCAACTGGTGTCAACGGTGAACAGCGGCCAGGCCGTGGCGTCACCGTTGTCACAGCAGCGTTATCGCAATGAGTTGACCGGTGCCACCGATCGTCTGGTCGGCTGGGCGCAGGCGTTCGACGAACTCGGTCAGCTGCGCCGCGCCTGA
- the pspA gene encoding phage shock protein PspA, protein MANPFVKAWKYLMALFSSKVDEYADPKVQIQQAIEDAQRQHQALTQQAAQVIGNQRQLEMRLSRQLADIEKLQANVRQALTLADQATAAGDAAKATEYTNAAEAFAAQLVTGEQSVEDLKALHDQALQAAAQAKKAVEQNAMMLQQKIGERTKLLSQLEQAKMQEQVSASLRSMSEVAAPGTTPSLDEVRQKIERRYANAMGEAELAQNSVQGRMMEVQQASVQMAGHSRLEQIRASMRGDALPSGGASQATPATPAANQTPAAPEKPLGQ, encoded by the coding sequence ATGGCCAATCCGTTCGTCAAGGCGTGGAAGTACCTGATGGCGCTGTTCAGCTCCAAGGTTGACGAGTACGCCGATCCGAAGGTGCAGATCCAGCAGGCGATCGAGGACGCGCAGCGTCAGCACCAGGCACTCACCCAGCAGGCCGCCCAGGTCATCGGCAACCAGCGCCAGCTGGAGATGCGGCTCAGCCGCCAGCTCGCCGACATCGAGAAGCTGCAGGCCAACGTCCGGCAGGCACTGACGCTGGCCGACCAGGCGACCGCCGCCGGTGACGCGGCCAAGGCGACCGAGTACACCAACGCCGCCGAGGCGTTCGCCGCCCAGCTGGTCACCGGTGAGCAGAGCGTCGAGGATCTCAAGGCGCTGCACGACCAGGCCCTGCAGGCCGCCGCGCAGGCCAAGAAAGCCGTCGAGCAGAACGCGATGATGCTGCAGCAGAAGATCGGCGAACGCACCAAGCTGCTGTCCCAGCTCGAGCAGGCCAAGATGCAGGAGCAGGTCAGTGCCTCGCTGCGCTCGATGAGTGAGGTTGCCGCACCGGGTACCACCCCGAGTCTCGATGAGGTGCGCCAGAAGATCGAACGTCGTTACGCCAACGCCATGGGTGAGGCCGAGCTGGCGCAGAACTCTGTGCAGGGCCGCATGATGGAGGTGCAGCAGGCCAGCGTCCAGATGGCCGGTCACTCCCGGCTCGAGCAGATCCGTGCCTCGATGCGCGGCGATGCGCTGCCCAGCGGAGGTGCTTCCCAGGCCACGCCGGCCACCCCGGCCGCCAACCAGACCCCGGCCGCCCCGGAAAAACCGCTCGGCCAGTAG
- the clgR gene encoding transcriptional regulator ClgR: MTTLLREVIGDVLRHARTEQGRTLREVSDAARVSLGYLSEVERGRKEASSELLGAICDALDVPLSRVLTDAGENMAEREHVSAATKVPAHANVAHIDAATKMVIPQAAVMAVA; this comes from the coding sequence ATGACGACATTGCTGCGCGAGGTGATTGGCGACGTGCTGCGTCATGCCCGCACTGAGCAGGGACGCACCCTGCGCGAAGTATCCGACGCGGCGCGGGTGAGCCTTGGCTACCTCTCCGAAGTCGAGCGCGGTCGCAAGGAGGCCTCCAGCGAACTGCTGGGTGCCATCTGCGACGCCCTGGATGTCCCGCTCTCGCGGGTACTCACCGATGCAGGCGAGAACATGGCCGAGCGTGAACACGTCAGTGCAGCCACCAAGGTGCCGGCCCACGCGAATGTCGCCCACATCGACGCCGCCACCAAGATGGTCATTCCGCAGGCCGCGGTCATGGCCGTCGCGTGA
- a CDS encoding CinA family protein, which translates to MDDPLLTEDARVLVADLTVRAQSVATAESLTGGLLAATLAGVTGASAVLQGGLITYNEDTKIWLAGVAPQVLDAVGPVAAPTARALAVGARQRCSATWGIGLTGVAGPEPHGGHPVGTVFIGLAGPVDTEVVELSLPGSRWDIRRAAVDEAIARLRFLVENQ; encoded by the coding sequence GTGGACGATCCGCTGCTCACTGAGGACGCCAGGGTGCTGGTCGCCGACCTGACGGTGCGCGCGCAGAGCGTGGCCACCGCCGAGTCGCTGACCGGCGGACTGCTCGCGGCGACGCTGGCCGGGGTGACCGGGGCCAGCGCGGTGCTGCAGGGCGGCCTGATCACCTACAACGAAGACACCAAGATCTGGCTGGCCGGAGTGGCTCCCCAGGTGCTCGACGCGGTCGGTCCGGTCGCGGCGCCGACGGCGCGGGCGCTGGCGGTCGGCGCCCGGCAGCGCTGCTCAGCGACCTGGGGTATCGGCCTCACCGGCGTGGCGGGGCCGGAACCGCACGGCGGACACCCGGTGGGCACGGTGTTCATCGGCCTGGCCGGCCCGGTCGACACCGAAGTCGTGGAGTTGTCCCTACCCGGTTCACGCTGGGACATCCGCCGCGCCGCAGTCGACGAGGCGATCGCCCGGTTGCGTTTCCTGGTCGAGAACCAGTAA
- the pgsA gene encoding CDP-diacylglycerol--glycerol-3-phosphate 3-phosphatidyltransferase, with translation MPGQPSTDPVVPRARVANLANMLTGVRMVLVPVFLVFLFVGDGHETSWRIAAFAVFAIAVITDHFDGALARSYGMITEFGTLADPIADKALIGAALIGLSMLGDLPWWITAVVLTREIGITVLRFAVLRHGVIPASRGGKLKTLVQAVAIGLFVLPLHAWPDVWLNIAWLIMWAAVVLTVLTGADYVISAMRDSRGRSAAH, from the coding sequence GTGCCGGGCCAACCTTCTACCGATCCGGTGGTCCCGCGCGCGCGCGTGGCCAACCTCGCCAACATGCTCACCGGTGTGAGGATGGTGCTCGTTCCGGTGTTCCTCGTATTTCTGTTCGTCGGTGACGGGCATGAAACCAGCTGGCGAATAGCCGCTTTCGCGGTGTTCGCGATCGCGGTGATCACCGACCATTTCGACGGGGCCTTGGCTCGCAGCTACGGGATGATCACCGAGTTCGGCACTTTGGCCGATCCGATCGCCGACAAAGCCCTTATCGGGGCGGCGCTGATCGGCCTCTCGATGCTGGGCGACCTGCCGTGGTGGATCACCGCGGTGGTGCTGACCCGTGAGATCGGGATCACGGTGCTGCGTTTCGCGGTGCTGCGGCACGGCGTGATCCCGGCCAGTCGCGGCGGCAAGCTCAAGACGTTGGTGCAGGCCGTGGCGATCGGGCTGTTCGTGCTGCCGCTGCACGCGTGGCCCGATGTGTGGCTCAACATCGCCTGGCTGATCATGTGGGCCGCTGTGGTGCTGACCGTGCTCACCGGCGCCGACTACGTCATATCTGCGATGAGGGATTCGCGTGGACGATCCGCTGCTCACTGA
- a CDS encoding amino-acid N-acetyltransferase, with translation MNPGSVESRQRPVVRRARTSDVPAIKTLVDVYAGKILLEKNLVTLYEAVQEFWVVELDGELVGCGALHVLWADLGEVRTVAVHPKVRGTGVGHVLVEQLLDVARDLHLRRIFVLTFEVDFFGKHGFEEIEGTPVTAEVYEEMCRSYDTGVAEFLDLSYVKPNTLGNTRMLLTL, from the coding sequence GTGAACCCAGGCAGTGTCGAGTCGCGCCAGCGCCCTGTGGTCCGCCGCGCCCGCACGTCCGATGTTCCGGCGATCAAGACCCTGGTCGATGTCTATGCGGGCAAGATCCTGCTGGAAAAAAACCTGGTGACGCTGTACGAGGCGGTCCAGGAATTCTGGGTGGTCGAACTCGACGGCGAGCTCGTCGGATGTGGCGCACTCCATGTGCTGTGGGCCGATCTCGGCGAGGTACGCACCGTGGCCGTGCACCCGAAGGTTCGCGGTACCGGTGTCGGGCATGTGCTCGTCGAGCAGTTGCTCGACGTGGCCCGCGATTTGCACCTACGCCGGATCTTCGTGCTGACCTTCGAGGTCGACTTCTTCGGTAAGCACGGTTTCGAGGAGATCGAGGGGACTCCGGTGACCGCCGAGGTGTACGAGGAAATGTGCCGCTCGTATGACACCGGTGTGGCGGAGTTCCTCGACCTGTCCTACGTCAAGCCCAACACCTTGGGCAACACCCGGATGCTGCTCACGCTGTAA
- a CDS encoding FtsK/SpoIIIE family DNA translocase encodes MANKTAGRSGARSSRSNASSRGGSRRQAPARKGRPAAPRRKPARRPQTSPVSAAGQKLGQGARAGWLMLAKGAGSTARSVGRARDIEPGHRRDGLALALLGIAVVVAASSWFHAAGPVGQWIDTALRTLIGGPVVLAPVILGGIAVVLMRTEPDPESRPRLILGSAMIALPLLGLWHLWSGSPQDPLARQHAAGFVGFAIGGPLSDGLTAWIAAPLLFMGTLFGLLLITGTTIREVPSTLQTMFSTRAFHDDDYDDEYDGDYVDEYDEDDDLSDGYYDDDTARGDTQAQTWPTAAIEAPKAPTGTPMDNYPLPDDADAPTVPEPAVKPRRKKVEAKAGTSSEAKPKNDDTLVIDRVVEGDYTLPPLDLLADGDPPKRVGRDNDRIVNAITEVMEQFKVDATVTGFQRGPTVTRYEIELGPGVRVERFTQLQRNLAYAVANEHIRLLAPIPGKSAVGVEVPNSDREMVRLKDVLSAPSTRKDHHPMVFGIGKDVEGHFISYNLAKMPHLLVAGSTGSGKSSFINSMLVSVLQRATPDEVRMILIDPKMVEFPPYQGIPHLITPVIIDPKKAAAALAWLVEEMEQRYQDMSASGVRHIDDFNKKVRSGEITTPLGSERVYKTYPYILCVVDELADLMMQAPRDVEDAIVRITQKARAAGIHLVLATQQPVVSVVTGLIKANVPSRMAFGVTNATNSRVILDQIGAEKLTGKGDALFQPSEAPKPIRVQGAFVSDDEIQAVVAFTKQQAQPEFIDGVTVKTVEKRDIDSDIGDDMDVFLQAVELVVSSQFGSTSMLQRKLRVGFAKAGRLMDLMETRGIVGPSEGSKAREVLVKPDELAGTLMLIQGGSDANGADADDHQDGF; translated from the coding sequence ATGGCTAACAAGACCGCCGGCCGGTCCGGAGCGCGTTCGAGCAGGTCGAATGCCAGCTCGCGGGGCGGTTCGCGGCGTCAGGCACCGGCCCGCAAGGGCCGCCCGGCTGCGCCACGGCGTAAGCCCGCACGCCGGCCACAGACCTCGCCCGTCTCCGCCGCCGGCCAGAAGCTCGGCCAGGGGGCTCGCGCGGGCTGGCTGATGCTCGCCAAGGGCGCAGGTTCGACCGCCCGCTCGGTGGGCCGCGCCCGCGACATCGAACCCGGTCATCGTCGCGACGGTCTGGCCCTGGCACTGCTCGGAATCGCCGTCGTCGTCGCCGCCAGCTCGTGGTTCCACGCGGCCGGCCCGGTGGGGCAGTGGATCGACACCGCCCTGCGCACCCTGATCGGTGGGCCGGTGGTGCTCGCGCCCGTCATCCTCGGCGGCATCGCCGTTGTACTGATGCGCACCGAGCCGGATCCGGAGTCGCGCCCCCGGCTGATCCTGGGATCGGCCATGATCGCGCTGCCGCTGCTCGGCCTGTGGCACTTGTGGTCGGGATCTCCGCAGGATCCCCTCGCGCGTCAGCACGCTGCCGGATTCGTCGGCTTCGCCATCGGTGGGCCCCTGTCCGACGGCCTGACCGCGTGGATCGCCGCACCGCTGCTGTTCATGGGCACGCTGTTCGGTCTGTTGCTCATCACGGGCACGACCATCCGCGAGGTGCCCTCGACCCTGCAGACGATGTTCAGCACGCGGGCATTCCACGACGATGACTACGACGACGAGTACGACGGGGACTACGTCGACGAGTACGACGAAGACGACGATCTGTCCGACGGTTACTACGACGACGACACCGCGCGAGGCGATACGCAGGCCCAGACCTGGCCAACAGCCGCGATCGAGGCGCCCAAGGCGCCGACCGGCACCCCGATGGACAACTACCCGCTGCCCGACGACGCCGATGCGCCGACCGTCCCAGAGCCCGCGGTCAAGCCGCGTCGCAAGAAGGTCGAGGCCAAGGCTGGTACCAGCTCGGAGGCCAAACCCAAGAACGACGACACCCTGGTGATCGACCGGGTGGTCGAGGGCGACTACACCCTGCCGCCGCTGGACCTGCTGGCCGACGGTGACCCACCGAAGCGGGTCGGCCGGGACAACGACCGCATCGTGAACGCCATCACCGAGGTGATGGAGCAGTTCAAGGTCGACGCCACCGTCACCGGTTTCCAGCGCGGCCCGACCGTCACCCGGTACGAGATCGAGCTCGGGCCCGGTGTCCGCGTCGAGCGATTCACCCAATTGCAGCGCAACCTGGCCTACGCGGTGGCCAACGAGCACATCCGCCTGCTGGCCCCGATCCCCGGCAAGTCCGCGGTCGGCGTCGAGGTGCCGAACAGCGACCGCGAGATGGTGCGGCTCAAGGATGTGTTGAGCGCGCCCAGCACCCGCAAGGACCACCACCCGATGGTGTTCGGCATCGGCAAGGACGTCGAAGGCCACTTCATCAGCTACAACCTGGCCAAGATGCCGCACCTTCTGGTCGCCGGCTCCACCGGTTCGGGTAAGTCGAGCTTCATCAACTCGATGCTGGTGTCCGTGCTGCAGCGGGCCACTCCGGACGAGGTCCGGATGATCCTCATCGACCCGAAGATGGTGGAGTTCCCGCCGTACCAGGGGATTCCCCACCTGATCACGCCGGTGATCATCGACCCGAAGAAGGCCGCCGCGGCGCTGGCCTGGCTGGTCGAGGAGATGGAGCAGCGCTACCAGGACATGAGCGCCAGCGGTGTCCGGCACATCGACGACTTCAACAAGAAGGTGCGCTCGGGCGAGATCACCACACCGCTGGGCAGTGAGCGGGTTTACAAGACCTATCCGTACATCCTCTGCGTCGTCGACGAGCTCGCCGACCTGATGATGCAGGCACCGCGTGACGTCGAGGACGCCATCGTGCGCATCACCCAGAAGGCCCGCGCCGCGGGTATTCACCTGGTGCTCGCGACCCAGCAGCCGGTGGTGTCGGTGGTGACCGGCCTGATCAAGGCCAACGTGCCGTCCCGCATGGCGTTCGGGGTGACCAACGCCACCAACTCGCGCGTCATCCTCGACCAGATCGGCGCCGAAAAGCTCACCGGTAAGGGTGACGCGCTGTTCCAGCCGTCGGAAGCGCCCAAGCCGATCCGCGTGCAGGGCGCCTTCGTCAGCGACGACGAAATCCAGGCCGTGGTGGCATTCACCAAACAGCAGGCCCAGCCCGAGTTCATCGACGGCGTCACGGTCAAGACCGTCGAGAAGCGCGACATCGACAGCGACATCGGCGACGACATGGACGTCTTCCTGCAGGCCGTGGAACTGGTCGTGTCGAGCCAGTTCGGGTCCACCTCGATGCTGCAGCGGAAGCTGCGGGTCGGGTTCGCCAAGGCCGGCCGCCTGATGGACCTGATGGAGACCCGCGGCATCGTCGGTCCGTCCGAGGGTTCCAAGGCGCGGGAGGTGCTCGTCAAGCCCGACGAGTTGGCCGGCACGCTGATGCTGATCCAGGGCGGCTCGGACGCCAACGGGGCCGACGCCGACGATCATCAGGACGGGTTCTGA
- a CDS encoding putative quinol monooxygenase, producing MPVVVVATMKAKPESVDAVREACTNAIAAVHDEPGCQLYSLHEADGTFVFVEQWADADALKAHSTAPAIGTLFGSIGELLDGAPDIKMLQPVVAGDPAKGQLRA from the coding sequence ATGCCTGTTGTCGTCGTCGCCACCATGAAGGCCAAGCCCGAGTCCGTCGACGCGGTCCGCGAGGCCTGCACCAACGCGATCGCAGCCGTACACGACGAGCCGGGCTGCCAGCTGTATTCACTGCACGAGGCGGACGGCACGTTCGTCTTCGTCGAGCAGTGGGCCGACGCCGATGCCCTCAAGGCTCACAGCACCGCGCCGGCCATCGGCACGCTGTTCGGCTCGATCGGCGAGCTGCTCGACGGCGCTCCCGATATCAAAATGTTGCAGCCCGTGGTGGCGGGTGATCCCGCCAAGGGACAGCTGCGCGCGTAA